A DNA window from Allokutzneria albata contains the following coding sequences:
- a CDS encoding DinB family protein has protein sequence MANEVWGLDGVARSWPKDRAEDELRLQWEFLAFLRATAVNKVLGVSPEQAAATPWPASPLMSLLGVVKHLTAVERFWMSYVGGGMDVPLLWDSEDETAEFRLSPADTPEAVLAAYQEEWTRSEKALAGLSPDDLAVREVGGDRTVRWVLAHVVQETARHVGHLDVLREFADGLVGE, from the coding sequence ATGGCGAATGAGGTGTGGGGGCTCGACGGCGTTGCCCGATCGTGGCCGAAGGATCGGGCCGAGGACGAGCTGCGGTTGCAGTGGGAGTTCCTCGCGTTCCTGCGGGCGACGGCGGTGAACAAGGTGCTCGGCGTGAGCCCGGAGCAGGCCGCGGCGACGCCTTGGCCGGCTTCGCCGTTGATGAGCTTGCTGGGCGTGGTGAAGCACCTGACGGCGGTCGAGCGGTTCTGGATGTCCTACGTCGGCGGCGGAATGGACGTGCCGTTGCTGTGGGACTCGGAGGACGAGACCGCGGAGTTCCGGCTCTCCCCCGCTGACACTCCGGAGGCGGTGCTGGCGGCGTACCAGGAGGAGTGGACGCGGTCGGAGAAGGCGTTGGCGGGGTTGAGCCCTGACGATCTGGCGGTGCGCGAGGTCGGTGGGGATCGGACGGTGCGGTGGGTGTTGGCGCACGTCGTGCAGGAGACGGCTCGGCACGTGGGGCATCTGGACGTGTTGCGGGAGTTCGCTGACGGGTTGGTCGGCGAGTAA
- a CDS encoding efflux RND transporter permease subunit encodes MSFLARLSLANRGLIALIAVAITGFGAWAVPALKQQMLPDLELPTISVVAPYPGSAPAIVESQVTIPIERAVRSVAGVTETTAFSRSGSATVQITFDYGTAVSSITGEVERAVSRISAQLPENVTPRVVAGSTSDLPVVQLAASGGADEQQLAKALRQNVLPELQGIEGVREAALTGARDARITITPDTAKMLRAGLTSMSVSNALKANGITVPGGTLTENGKSSSVSVGGAFSSLDDLKNLPLTPAQTTGRPGAAVKLGDVATVEQGLAEATTLTRTNGRPSLGVGVTASPDGNAVAISHAVNEKLPQLRTALGQGAALTVVFDQAPFVERSIEGLTTEGLLGLVFAVLVILVFLFSVRSTLVTAVSIPLSVLIALIALWMGEYSLNMLTLGALTIAVGRVVDDSIVVLENIKRHLGYGEAKGAAITTAVREVAGAVTSSTLTTVAVFAPIAVVGGMVGQLFAPFALTVTVALLASLVVSLTIVPVLAYWFLKPSEVDREEAEEKERNGVLQRTYVPVLRWSVTHRATVLLVAVGIFVGTLALVPGLKTNFIGGDGQNTLAIKQEMPVGTSLAATDAAAKKIEGVLGQTRGVQSYQATIGGGGALPGFGGPGGSTSVNYSVTTDVAADQAVIEKDLRTRISALVEVGKVSVQAAGGGFDGSKLEVVVQGPDDAALARATEQVRKTVAETPGTTDVASNLTADAPLVDIRVDRQAAARAGLTEAAVGQVVGEALRGTTLSKVVVNGTEQDVVLRGSATPSSVDSLKALQVPTLAGPVRLDSLAEVETSTGPTQLTRTDGTRSATVTAAATGTDLGATSAELAKRLEALKLPAGASFTIGGATSQQQDAFADLGVALVAAVVLVFLVMVATFHSLVQPLILLVSVPFAATGALGLLLVTGTPLGVPALIGLLMLVGIVVTNAIVLIDLINHYREQGLGATEAIVEGGRHRLRPILMTALATIGALTPMALGLTGGGGFISQPLAVVVIGGLVSSTLLTLVVVPVLYAVVDNLTSRRKPEEIDPATEPMPKHRAPTR; translated from the coding sequence ATGTCCTTCCTGGCCCGGCTCAGCCTCGCCAACCGCGGGCTCATCGCGCTGATCGCCGTCGCGATCACCGGCTTCGGCGCGTGGGCCGTGCCCGCGCTCAAGCAGCAGATGCTGCCCGACCTGGAACTGCCGACGATCTCCGTGGTCGCGCCCTACCCGGGCTCGGCGCCGGCGATCGTGGAGTCGCAGGTGACCATCCCGATCGAGCGCGCCGTGCGCTCCGTCGCCGGGGTCACCGAGACGACCGCGTTCTCCCGCTCCGGCTCGGCGACCGTGCAGATCACCTTCGACTACGGCACCGCGGTCTCGTCGATCACCGGCGAGGTGGAGCGCGCCGTCAGCCGGATCTCCGCGCAACTGCCGGAGAACGTCACCCCGCGCGTGGTGGCCGGGAGCACCAGCGACCTGCCCGTGGTGCAGCTGGCGGCCAGCGGGGGCGCCGACGAGCAGCAGCTGGCCAAGGCGCTGCGGCAGAACGTGCTGCCCGAACTGCAGGGCATCGAGGGCGTGCGGGAGGCCGCGCTCACCGGCGCCCGCGACGCGCGGATCACCATCACTCCCGACACCGCGAAGATGCTGCGCGCCGGGCTGACCTCGATGTCGGTGAGCAACGCGCTCAAGGCCAACGGCATCACCGTCCCCGGCGGCACGCTGACCGAGAACGGCAAGTCCTCCTCGGTGTCGGTGGGCGGGGCGTTCTCCTCCCTGGACGACCTGAAGAACCTGCCGCTCACCCCCGCCCAGACCACCGGCCGCCCCGGGGCTGCGGTCAAGCTCGGCGACGTGGCGACGGTGGAGCAGGGCCTGGCCGAGGCGACCACGCTGACCAGGACCAACGGCCGCCCCAGCCTCGGTGTCGGCGTCACCGCGAGCCCCGACGGCAACGCCGTGGCGATCTCCCACGCCGTCAACGAGAAGCTGCCGCAGCTGCGCACGGCGCTGGGCCAGGGCGCGGCGCTGACCGTGGTCTTCGACCAGGCCCCGTTCGTCGAGCGCTCCATCGAGGGCCTGACCACCGAAGGGCTGCTCGGCCTGGTCTTCGCGGTCCTGGTGATCCTGGTGTTCCTGTTCTCGGTGCGCTCCACCCTGGTCACCGCGGTGTCCATCCCGCTGTCGGTGCTGATCGCGCTGATCGCGCTGTGGATGGGGGAGTACTCGCTGAACATGCTCACCCTCGGCGCGCTGACCATCGCGGTGGGCCGGGTGGTCGACGACTCGATCGTGGTGCTGGAGAACATCAAGCGGCACCTCGGCTACGGCGAGGCCAAGGGCGCGGCGATCACCACCGCGGTCCGCGAGGTCGCGGGCGCGGTCACCTCCTCGACGCTGACCACGGTCGCGGTGTTCGCCCCGATCGCGGTCGTCGGCGGCATGGTCGGCCAGCTGTTCGCGCCGTTCGCGCTGACCGTCACCGTCGCGCTGCTCGCCTCGCTGGTGGTGTCGCTGACGATCGTGCCGGTGCTGGCGTACTGGTTCCTCAAGCCTTCCGAGGTCGACCGTGAGGAAGCGGAGGAGAAGGAGCGCAACGGCGTCCTGCAGCGCACCTACGTCCCGGTGCTGCGCTGGTCGGTCACCCACCGCGCCACCGTGCTGCTCGTCGCGGTCGGGATCTTCGTCGGCACCCTCGCCCTGGTGCCGGGGCTGAAGACGAACTTCATCGGTGGTGACGGCCAGAACACTCTGGCGATCAAGCAGGAGATGCCCGTCGGCACCAGCCTCGCGGCCACCGACGCCGCGGCGAAGAAGATCGAGGGCGTGCTCGGCCAGACCAGGGGCGTGCAGTCCTACCAGGCCACCATCGGCGGCGGCGGGGCCCTTCCCGGCTTCGGCGGCCCCGGCGGGTCGACCTCGGTGAACTACTCGGTCACCACGGATGTGGCGGCCGACCAGGCGGTCATCGAGAAGGACCTGCGCACCCGGATCAGCGCGCTCGTCGAGGTCGGCAAGGTCAGCGTGCAGGCGGCGGGCGGCGGCTTCGACGGCTCCAAGCTGGAGGTCGTCGTGCAGGGCCCGGACGACGCGGCGCTGGCCAGGGCCACCGAGCAGGTCCGCAAGACCGTCGCCGAGACCCCGGGCACCACGGATGTGGCGAGCAACCTCACCGCCGACGCCCCGCTCGTGGACATCCGGGTGGACCGGCAGGCCGCCGCGCGCGCCGGGCTGACCGAGGCCGCCGTCGGCCAGGTCGTGGGGGAGGCGCTGCGCGGGACCACGCTGAGCAAGGTCGTCGTCAACGGCACCGAGCAGGACGTGGTGCTGCGCGGCTCGGCGACTCCGTCCAGCGTGGACAGCCTCAAGGCGTTGCAGGTGCCGACCCTGGCGGGCCCGGTCCGCCTGGACAGCCTCGCCGAGGTGGAGACCTCGACCGGCCCGACGCAGCTGACCCGGACCGACGGCACGCGCAGCGCCACCGTGACCGCCGCCGCCACCGGCACCGACCTGGGCGCGACCAGCGCCGAGCTGGCAAAGCGGCTGGAGGCTCTGAAGCTGCCCGCGGGCGCCTCGTTCACCATCGGCGGCGCGACCTCACAGCAGCAGGACGCCTTCGCCGACCTCGGCGTGGCCCTGGTCGCCGCGGTGGTGCTGGTGTTCCTGGTGATGGTGGCGACCTTCCACAGCCTGGTGCAGCCGCTGATCCTGCTGGTGTCGGTGCCCTTCGCCGCGACCGGCGCGCTGGGGCTGCTGCTGGTCACCGGTACGCCGCTGGGGGTGCCCGCGCTGATCGGCCTGCTGATGCTGGTCGGCATCGTGGTGACCAACGCGATCGTGCTGATCGACCTGATCAACCACTACCGCGAGCAGGGCCTCGGCGCGACGGAGGCGATCGTGGAGGGCGGGCGGCACCGGCTGCGCCCGATCCTGATGACTGCGCTGGCCACGATCGGCGCGCTGACGCCGATGGCGCTGGGGCTGACCGGCGGCGGGGGCTTCATCTCGCAGCCGCTCGCCGTGGTGGTGATCGGCGGCCTGGTCAGCTCGACGCTGCTGACGCTGGTGGTGGTGCCCGTGCTGTACGCGGTGGTGGACAACCTGACGAGCCGTCGCAAGCCCGAGGAGATCGACCCGGCCACGGAGCCGATGCCCAAGCATCGAGCGCCGACGCGCTGA
- a CDS encoding SRPBCC family protein, with protein sequence MSTKTTTNETTIEADPNLPTIRIVREFDAPVAKVFRAYTERDLFARWIGPHDISTDIQTWDVRTGGSWRYSNSRGGEEIATFYGSFHEVRPNERLVQTFTYEGFPDGVFLETMTFEDLGNGRSRVVGLSLIDTMEARDGMIASGMEGGVVDGYQKLDALLTEI encoded by the coding sequence ATGAGCACCAAGACCACCACCAACGAGACCACCATCGAGGCCGACCCCAACCTGCCGACCATCCGCATCGTCCGCGAGTTCGACGCCCCCGTCGCCAAAGTCTTCCGCGCCTACACCGAACGCGACCTGTTCGCCAGGTGGATCGGCCCGCACGACATCAGCACCGACATCCAGACCTGGGACGTGCGCACCGGCGGCAGCTGGCGCTACAGCAACTCCCGCGGCGGCGAGGAGATCGCCACCTTCTACGGCTCCTTCCACGAGGTCCGCCCCAACGAGCGCCTCGTCCAGACCTTCACCTACGAAGGCTTCCCGGACGGCGTCTTCCTGGAGACCATGACCTTCGAAGACCTCGGCAACGGCCGCAGCCGCGTCGTCGGCCTCTCGCTGATCGACACCATGGAAGCCCGCGACGGCATGATCGCCAGCGGCATGGAGGGCGGCGTCGTCGACGGCTACCAGAAGCTCGACGCGCTGCTCACCGAAATCTGA
- a CDS encoding RidA family protein, translating into MGVELVRGVKLSDVAEYAYASAVRGVVFTAGACPLDEEGRTVAVGDYVGQARQVMANLEVALRAAGSSLDGVAKTTVYVRSSEQADLVAVWKVVRAAFGGHDAPSTLLGVAALGYDDQLVEVEAVAVRH; encoded by the coding sequence ATGGGTGTTGAGCTGGTTCGCGGTGTGAAGCTGAGCGATGTCGCCGAGTACGCGTACGCGTCGGCGGTGCGGGGCGTGGTGTTCACGGCGGGTGCGTGCCCGTTGGACGAGGAGGGGCGGACGGTCGCCGTCGGCGACTACGTGGGTCAGGCGCGGCAGGTGATGGCGAACCTGGAGGTGGCGCTGCGGGCGGCGGGCTCGTCGTTGGACGGGGTGGCGAAGACGACGGTGTACGTGCGCTCGTCGGAGCAGGCTGACCTGGTGGCGGTGTGGAAGGTGGTCCGCGCCGCGTTCGGTGGTCACGATGCGCCGAGCACGTTGCTCGGTGTTGCCGCGCTGGGTTACGACGACCAGCTGGTCGAGGTGGAGGCCGTTGCGGTGCGGCACTGA
- a CDS encoding class I adenylate-forming enzyme family protein, producing MTASALHPLSRVLEFTARGWWVPDTLDELFRRQVRARPGALAVVDSSDKAELTGIEPRRWSWARLHVEVDRLAALLQRHGVGPGDIVAVQLPSCVELVATFLAVVRLGGVVCPIPVQYREYELRALLPLAGARTLVTATRINGRRYAEFARQVCGEAVTVLAFGANVPRRVVQVDAAEHVVPVRSYEADPNHCVSICWTSGTEGTPKAVPRAHYDWLAIARACAEAAALTADDVILSPFPLVNVAGIGASLVPWLLSGCRLVLHQPVALAALVRQLSEEHVTCAVVPPAVLAALARWDVPSLRTVVAGSGPLSPVAVRDCPAPVVSFFASCEGTVLFCSPKDVADPEARARLFPRSGAMRMRLVDPVTEREIVESGRPGELRVAGPTVIPGYLLGTGDDPFDDLGFLRTGDLFEFAGPGGRYLRYVDRVRDVIVRQGARVVPSEVEAVLVAHAGVAEAAVVGDADGKACAFVVAGGAVSGDDLAVHLRGYRVEVPERFEFVDALPRNFAGRVVRRELRRRL from the coding sequence GTGACTGCCTCGGCCTTGCATCCGCTCTCCCGTGTCCTCGAGTTCACCGCGCGTGGTTGGTGGGTGCCGGACACCCTTGACGAGCTGTTCCGGCGTCAGGTGCGGGCGCGGCCGGGCGCGTTGGCGGTGGTGGATTCCTCGGACAAGGCGGAGTTGACGGGGATCGAGCCGCGCCGGTGGAGCTGGGCGCGGTTGCACGTGGAGGTGGATCGGCTCGCGGCGTTGTTGCAGCGGCACGGTGTGGGGCCGGGCGACATCGTGGCTGTGCAGTTGCCGAGCTGTGTTGAACTCGTGGCGACGTTCCTCGCGGTGGTGCGGCTGGGTGGTGTGGTGTGCCCGATTCCGGTGCAGTACCGCGAGTACGAGCTGCGGGCGTTGTTGCCGTTGGCGGGGGCGCGGACGTTGGTGACCGCGACGCGGATCAATGGGCGGCGGTATGCGGAGTTCGCGCGGCAGGTGTGTGGTGAGGCCGTGACGGTGCTGGCGTTCGGTGCGAATGTGCCGCGGCGTGTGGTTCAGGTGGATGCGGCGGAGCACGTGGTGCCGGTTCGGTCGTATGAGGCTGATCCGAACCACTGTGTGTCGATCTGTTGGACGTCGGGGACGGAGGGGACGCCGAAGGCGGTTCCGCGGGCGCACTACGACTGGCTGGCGATCGCGAGGGCGTGTGCCGAGGCGGCGGCGTTGACCGCGGACGATGTGATCCTGAGTCCGTTTCCGCTGGTGAACGTGGCGGGGATCGGGGCTTCGTTGGTGCCGTGGTTGCTGTCGGGGTGTCGGTTGGTGTTGCACCAGCCGGTGGCTCTGGCGGCTTTGGTGCGGCAGTTGTCCGAGGAGCACGTGACCTGCGCGGTGGTGCCGCCTGCCGTGCTGGCGGCGTTGGCGCGGTGGGATGTGCCGTCGTTGCGGACGGTGGTGGCGGGTTCGGGGCCGTTGAGCCCGGTGGCGGTGCGGGATTGTCCGGCGCCGGTGGTCAGCTTCTTCGCGTCGTGTGAGGGCACGGTGTTGTTCTGCTCCCCCAAGGACGTTGCTGATCCGGAGGCGCGGGCGCGGTTGTTCCCGCGTTCGGGGGCGATGCGGATGCGTCTGGTCGATCCGGTGACGGAGCGGGAGATCGTCGAGTCGGGGCGGCCTGGGGAGCTGCGGGTCGCGGGGCCGACGGTGATTCCGGGGTACTTGCTGGGCACCGGTGACGATCCGTTCGATGACCTGGGTTTTCTGCGGACCGGGGACCTGTTCGAGTTCGCTGGTCCCGGTGGTCGGTACCTGCGGTACGTGGACCGGGTGCGGGATGTGATCGTTCGGCAGGGGGCGCGGGTGGTGCCGAGCGAGGTGGAGGCGGTGCTGGTCGCGCACGCCGGTGTCGCGGAGGCGGCGGTGGTCGGTGACGCCGACGGGAAGGCGTGCGCGTTCGTGGTGGCCGGTGGCGCGGTGAGCGGGGACGACCTGGCCGTGCATCTGCGGGGGTATCGGGTCGAGGTGCCGGAGCGGTTCGAGTTCGTCGACGCTCTCCCCCGCAACTTCGCGGGCCGGGTGGTGCGGCGGGAGCTGCGGCGGCGGCTTTAG
- a CDS encoding ArsR/SmtB family transcription factor, with translation MAAPQPDDRLNRVFAALADPIRRDIVARLSVGDATVGELAEPYEVSTQAVSKHLKVLEDAGLVSRSRDAQKRPCHLEAEVFDLMTKWIERYRRQAEERFRRLDAVLTALEDNDTEDDKQRGAAS, from the coding sequence ATGGCCGCGCCACAACCCGATGACCGGCTCAACCGGGTCTTCGCGGCCCTTGCCGACCCGATCCGGCGCGACATCGTCGCCCGGCTCTCCGTCGGCGACGCGACCGTGGGGGAGCTGGCCGAGCCCTACGAGGTGTCCACCCAGGCCGTCTCCAAGCACCTCAAAGTGCTCGAAGACGCCGGCCTGGTCAGCCGCAGCCGCGACGCGCAGAAACGGCCGTGCCACCTCGAAGCGGAGGTGTTCGACCTGATGACCAAATGGATCGAGCGCTACCGCCGCCAGGCCGAGGAACGATTCCGCAGACTGGATGCGGTCCTGACGGCACTCGAAGACAACGACACCGAAGACGACAAGCAGCGAGGAGCAGCGTCATGA
- a CDS encoding nuclear transport factor 2 family protein encodes MTDDLADRLDRVESELAIQRLVHEYCHGADKQDLRRFSAVWHPDAVWAPSAGHRLDGLDAIRAGIKAEWQKYQQMHHWTANLVITLDGDRASGEADTEFSVQFLDGSWVRGGGTYRDVYTRRDGIWRITYREVSTSFDIDRLPPGASSPA; translated from the coding sequence ATGACAGATGACCTGGCCGACCGGCTCGACCGCGTCGAGAGCGAGCTGGCCATCCAGCGGCTCGTCCACGAGTACTGCCACGGCGCCGACAAGCAGGACCTCCGCCGCTTCTCCGCCGTCTGGCACCCCGACGCCGTCTGGGCGCCGAGCGCCGGACACCGCCTCGACGGCCTCGATGCCATCCGCGCGGGCATCAAGGCCGAGTGGCAGAAGTACCAGCAGATGCACCACTGGACCGCCAACCTCGTCATCACCCTCGACGGCGACCGCGCCAGCGGCGAGGCCGACACCGAGTTCTCCGTCCAGTTCCTCGACGGCTCCTGGGTCCGCGGCGGAGGGACCTACCGCGACGTCTACACCCGCCGGGACGGGATCTGGCGGATCACCTACCGCGAGGTCTCGACGTCCTTCGACATCGACCGCCTGCCGCCCGGCGCCAGCTCACCCGCCTAG